In Panicum virgatum strain AP13 chromosome 4N, P.virgatum_v5, whole genome shotgun sequence, a single window of DNA contains:
- the LOC120670967 gene encoding uncharacterized protein LOC120670967, with translation MATSGDQSAGGGSAARASRLRYPLRSASRGKAAADAPPTISAPRRAKPPSDVSKSMCLDLSVKDKSAKPPRRHSIQTKPGASPRPTPSATVTPVSGIRSRRSNSQGRFDTPTSEVSMSTARRKFSTLSSISYWMTQIRLAEAASKHSVALGFFKLALESECEPLDRMREELKSYVARHGLVAELEEPVKDILQVYDIVEDFEKLKISPEPSQQQIKSDKAARTATNVSPNGNLKPRSLNSEATETKVAGKKENIQKAKPDARVRGSYNKNPAKNTAAKEVVRKNASKKTKKQAKGQQEVSNGDSEASAARPDQEPADVVMEIAHEDKENMGDTEMPMDDGIPQEA, from the exons ATGGCCACTTCCGGCGATCAATCGGCTGGCGGCG GGTCCGCGGCGAGGGCGTCGAGGCTGCGCTACCCGCTGCGGTCGGCGAGCagggggaaggcggcggcggatgcgcctCCCACCATCTCCGCGCCGAGAAG GGCAAAACCACCTTCAGATGTCAGCAAGAGCATGTGTCTTGACCTTTCTGTGAAGGATAAATCAGCCAAACCTCCACGGAGGCACTCAATACAAACTAAGCCAGGAGCTAGCCCAAGGCCAACTCCTTCTGCAACTGTTACTCCAGTATCCGGGATTCGGTCAAGGAGATCAAACAGCCAGGGGAGGTTTGATACTCCTACATCAGAAGTGTCCATGTCCACCGCAAGGCGCAAGTTCAGCACGCTGTCCTCGATCTCGTACTGGATGACACAAATCAGGCTGGCAGAGGCTGCTTCCAAGCACTCAGTTGCCCTGGGCTTCTTTAAGCTTGCTCTAGAATCAGAATGTGAG CCACTGGACCGGATGAGGGAAGAGCTCAAGTCATATGTTGCCCGGCATGGCCTAGTGGCAGAATTGGAAGAACCAGTAAAGGACATTCTTCAGGTTTATGATATCGTGGAGGATTTTGAGAAGCTCAAGATCTCTCCAGAGCCCTCACAGCAACAAATAAAGTCTGACAAGGCTGCTCGTACTGCCACCAATGTGTCACCCAATGGTAACCTGAAGCCAAGGTCACTGAACTCTGAGGCAACTGAAACTAAGGTAGCAGGGAAGAAAGAGAACATTCAGAAGGCGAAACCTGATGCAAGGGTCAGAGGCTCCTATAACAAGAATCCTGCCAAAAACACCGCTGCAAAGGAGGTGGTTCGCAAGAATGCCAGTAAGAAAACCAAGAAACAGGCCAAGGGTCAACAAGAAGTTAGCAATGGAGATAGTGAGGCTTCGGCCGCCCGTCCAGATCAAGAACCTG CTGATGTGGTGATGGAGATTGCACATGAGGATAAAGAGAACATG GGGGATACTGAGATGCCTATGGATGATGGAATTCCCCAAGAAGCCTAG